One region of Polypterus senegalus isolate Bchr_013 chromosome 11, ASM1683550v1, whole genome shotgun sequence genomic DNA includes:
- the egr3 gene encoding early growth response protein 3, whose protein sequence is MTGKLVDKLPINMSSLINPMPDSLYSEEDIPTSMNIFPGTDTISHYSQMTTDSMMDLGMGNDKTTQDPQYSGTFPPSRNGQTVTYLGKFAFDAPPSSSLSGSSWCPDNNIISLVSAGILAASPGAIAPQTSSPAGSIGAQGSELDQVYGSNLPPYSTSDMYQDQVSFHNPPTTTPLPYSNTDYHPAKPTVDSNLFSMIPDYNLFHHQSEVSVMEHKPFQNVDPIRVNPPPITPLETIRAFKDKQQIHPGFPSSQQHHQHQAPHHPAPQTLTFKPIRPRKYPNRPSKTPVHERPHACPAEGCDRRFSRSDELTRHLRIHTGHKPFQCRICMRSFSRSDHLTTHIRTHTGEKPFACEFCGRKFARSDERKRHAKVHLKQKDKKLAEKTSSSTSGHTSPPVSCGSATSGALTVTTCA, encoded by the exons ATGACAGGGAAACTTGTGGACAAACTCCCTATTAACATGAGCAGTTTAATAAACCCGATGCCTGATAGCCTTTATTCAGAAGAGGATATTCCTACGTCTATGAATATTTTCCCCGGCACGGATACGATTTCTCATTATTCACAGATGACAACAG ATAGCATGATGGACCTGGGAATGGGCAATGACAAGACCACTCAGGACCCACAGTACAGTGGCACTTTTCCTCCCAGCCGTAATGGACAGACTGTCACCTACCTGGGGAAGTTTGCCTTCGACGCACCACCCTCAAGTAGCCTAAGTGGCTCCAGCTGGTGCCCAGATAACAACATCATCAGCCTCGTGAGTGCGGGCATCCTGGCCGCCTCGCCTGGAGCTATCGCCCCCCAAACCTCATCTCCGGCGGGTAGCATTGGGGCCCAAGGCTCAGAGCTGGACCAGGTGTACGGCTCTAATCTTCCTCCTTATTCGACTAGTGATATGTATCAGGACCAGGTCTCCTTTCACAACCCTCCAACTACTACACCTCTGCCCTACAGTAACACGGACTACCACCCTGCTAAACCCACCGTGGACAGCAACCTCTTTTCCATGATTCCAGATTACAACCTCTTCCATCACCAGAGTGAGGTGAGTGTAATGGAGCACAAACCCTTTCAAAATGTGGATCCCATCAGAGTAAACCCTCCCCCCATTACCCCTTTGGAGACTATCCGCGCCTTTAAAGACAAGCAACAGATTCACCCTGGCTTTCCAAGCAGCCAGCAACATCACCAGCACCAAGCACCACATCACCCAGCACCTCAGACTCTAACCTTCAAACCTATTCGACCCAGAAAGTATCCCAATCGACCCAGTAAGACCCCAGTACACGAAAGACCACATGCCTGCCCAGCAGAGGGCTGCGATCGGCGCTTTTCACGCTCAGATGAATTGACACGCCACCTCCGAATCCACACTGGACACAAGCCCTTCCAGTGTCGCATCTGTATGCGTTCCTTCAGTCGCAGTGACCACCTAACCACGCATATCCGCACTCACACCGGTGAGAAGCCATTTGCCTGCGAGTTCTGTGGCCGCAAGTTTGCCCGTAGTGATGAGCGGAAGAGACATGCCAAGGTTCATCTCAAGCAAAAGGACAAAAAGTTAGCAGAAAAAACAAGCTCAAGCACAAGTGGCCACACGTCCCCACCTGTATCCTGTGGCAGTGCTACCAGTGGTGCCTTGACAGTGACAACATGTGCATAA